The Numida meleagris isolate 19003 breed g44 Domestic line chromosome 10, NumMel1.0, whole genome shotgun sequence genome includes a window with the following:
- the GAN gene encoding gigaxonin, whose protein sequence is MSGPSAVSDPQHPARLLRALSSFREESRFCDAHLVLEGEEIPVQKNILAAASPYIRTKLNYNPPKDDGSTYKIELEGISVDTMKEILDYIFSGQIRLNEETIQDVVQAADLLLLTDLKTLCCEFLEGCIAAENCIGIRDFALHYCLHHVHYLASEYLETHFRDVSSTEEFLELTPQKLKEVLSMEKLNVGNERYVFEAVIRWISHDSESRKVHMKDVMSAVWVSGLDAAYLREQMMSEPLVREIVKECSNIPLTPPQQGEAMLASFKPRGYSECIVTVGGEERVSRKPTSVMRCMCPLYDPNRQLWIELAPMSIPRINHGVLSAEGFLFVLGGQDENKGTLSSGEKYDPDTNSWSSLPPMNEARHNFGVVEIDGILYILGGEDGERELISMESYDIYNRTWTKQPDLTMVRKIGCYAAMKKKIYAMGGGSYGKLFESVECYDPRTQQWTAICPLKERRFGAVACGVASELYVFGGVRSRDDSQASEMVTCKSEFYHDEFKRWIYLNDQNLCIPTSSSFVYGAVPIGASIYVIGDLDTGTNYDYVREFKRSTGTWQRTKPLFPSDLRRTGCAALRIANCKLFRLQLQQGLFRIRVPSP, encoded by the exons AACGAAGTTGAATTATAATCCTCCAAAGGACGATGGCTCGACGTACAAGATTGAACTTGAAGGGATATCTGTTGATACCATGAAAGAGATACTAGATTACATCTTCAGTGGGCAG ATCAGGCTAAATGAAGAAACTATCCAAGATGTGGTACAGGCAGCTGATCTCCTGCTGCTTACAGACTTAAAAACTCTCTGCTGTGAGTTTTTAGAAGGTTGCATAGCTGCTGAGAACTGTATTGGTATTCGGGACTTTGCACTGCACTATTGTTTGCATCATGTTCACTACCTTGCCTCAGAGTATCTGGAAACTCATTTTCGAGatgtcagcagcacagaggaattcTTGGAACTGACTCctcaaaaactgaaagaagtgcTGTCGATGGAAAAGCTCAATGTTGGAAATGAAAGATACGTCTTTGAAGCAGTGATTAGGTGGATTTCTCATGATTCAGAATCGAGAAAG GTTCACATGAAGGATGTGATGTCAGCAGTGTGGGTTTCGGGCTTAGATGCGGCGTATTTACGTGAGCAGATGATGAGCGAGCCGCTGGTACGGGAGATTGTTAAAGAATGCAGCAATATCCCCCTCACACCACCTCAGCAGGGAGAGGCCATGCTGGCCTCCTTCAAGCCCCGTGGCTACTCGGAGTGCATCGTGACAGTCGGTGGAGAAGAAAGAGT ATCCCGGAAACCAACCTCAGTGATGCGCTGTATGTGTCCTCTTTATGATCCCAATAGACAGCTCTGGATTGAACTTGCTCCTATGAGTATTCCAAGGATCAATCATGGAGTATTGTCAGCAG aaggATTTCTGTTTGTGCTCGGTGGTCAGGATGAAAACAAGGGAACGCTGAGCTCTGGAGAGAAATACGATCCAGACACCAATTCCTGGAGTTCCTTGCCACCAATGAATGAG GCACGACATAATTTTGGTGTGGTGGAGATTGATGGAATTCTGTATATTCTGGGAGGCGAGGATGGTGAAAGGGAGCTAATCTCTATGGAGAGTTACGATATTTATAACCGTACCTGGACCAAGCAGCCAGACTTGACCATGGTTAGGAAG attGGCTGCTATGCAgctatgaagaagaaaatctatgCAATGGGTGGAGGCTCCTATGGAAAGCTCTTTGAGTCCGTGGAGTGTTATGACCCAAGGACTCAACAGTGGACGGCCATCTGTCCTCTGAAAGAGAGGAG GTTTGGGGCAGTGGCCTGTGGAGTTGCCTCTGAGCTTTACGTGTTTGGTGGGGTCAGGAGCCGTGACGACAGCCAAGCCAGCGAGATGGTGACGTGTAAATCTGAATTTTATCATGATGAATTTAAAAG gTGGATTTATCTAAATGACCAGAACCTATGTATCCCAACTAGTTCCTCTTTCGTGTATGGAGCTGTGCCTATTGGAGCCAGCATTTATGTGATTGGAGATCTTGATACAG GTACGAATTACGACTACGTGCGGGAGTTCAAAAGAAGCACGGGGACGTGGCAGCGCACGAAGCCGCTGTTCCCGTCGGACCTTCGCCGCACGGGCTGCGCGGCCTTGCGGATCGCCAACTGCAAGCTCTTTCgactgcagctccagcaggggCTGTTCCGCATCCGCGTTCCTTCCCCGTGA